The following coding sequences lie in one Deltaproteobacteria bacterium genomic window:
- a CDS encoding MFS transporter produces MKTKLEASGKVIFALTLIHFSGDFFSSFVTPLLPTLAHTFSLSLTQVGLLTGINRFMAFLVQPSVGYLADNYHTRIFVLGGPLMAICFIPLIGIAPGFFTLILFVALGSIGSSMFHPVCAGMVSTYAGRHFGFSMSIFNMGGTLAFAVGPLFITTFVRNYGLRALPLTMVIGLAIMALLVRIVPTPQSEGLSERGFMGSLREAFGSAWRYVLLLWAIMVLRSYVGQSFMTFVPILYTKHGYSLVSVGAIVSLFTLAGALSGLLAGHLSDRVGYRPIFLVAHFLTTPCLLLFLHPAGTGVYFAAFLSGFMALATLPLGVAMAQELAPKGKSMVSSLMMGLAFGTGGMMAPLTGKLADIYSIQAVLGILAFIPLASIALILLLPGRIGGEGNGVETGGASTEQGIDGG; encoded by the coding sequence ATGAAGACAAAGCTTGAAGCCAGCGGCAAAGTCATTTTTGCTCTGACCCTCATCCACTTTTCAGGGGATTTCTTTAGTTCCTTTGTAACGCCCCTCTTGCCCACCCTCGCCCATACCTTCTCTCTCAGTCTGACCCAGGTGGGACTTCTCACAGGAATCAACCGCTTCATGGCCTTTTTGGTTCAACCCTCCGTCGGATACCTCGCCGACAACTACCACACCAGGATTTTTGTACTGGGCGGCCCCTTGATGGCCATCTGTTTCATCCCCCTGATCGGCATCGCGCCGGGGTTTTTCACCTTGATTCTCTTTGTGGCTCTAGGATCGATCGGCTCCTCCATGTTTCATCCCGTCTGCGCCGGAATGGTCTCCACATACGCGGGCCGTCACTTCGGGTTCTCCATGTCTATTTTTAATATGGGCGGCACCCTTGCTTTTGCTGTCGGGCCCCTGTTTATCACCACCTTCGTTCGAAATTACGGCCTCCGTGCTCTCCCCCTGACCATGGTCATCGGACTTGCCATCATGGCGTTGCTGGTGCGCATCGTGCCGACCCCCCAGAGTGAAGGACTCTCAGAACGGGGTTTCATGGGATCATTGAGGGAGGCCTTTGGGAGCGCCTGGAGATATGTGCTCCTGCTCTGGGCCATCATGGTTCTGCGCTCCTATGTAGGCCAGTCCTTTATGACGTTTGTCCCTATCCTGTATACCAAACATGGATATTCCCTCGTGTCCGTGGGGGCCATTGTATCCCTGTTCACCCTTGCCGGGGCCCTCAGCGGACTCCTGGCAGGGCACCTCTCGGACCGTGTGGGATACCGACCCATCTTCCTGGTGGCCCACTTCTTGACCACCCCGTGCCTGTTGCTGTTCCTCCACCCCGCTGGAACCGGCGTCTACTTCGCGGCATTCCTCTCGGGATTCATGGCCCTGGCCACCCTTCCCTTGGGCGTGGCCATGGCCCAGGAACTGGCACCGAAAGGGAAATCCATGGTCTCCAGCCTGATGATGGGGCTCGCCTTTGGAACAGGAGGAATGATGGCCCCCTTGACGGGAAAACTGGCTGACATTTATTCCATTCAGGCAGTCCTCGGAATCCTGGCCTTCATTCCTTTGGCAAGTATCGCCCTTATTCTACTGCTTCCGGGAAGGATCGGCGGGGAAGGGAATGGGGTCGAGACTGGTGGGGCTTCAACAGAGCAGGGAATCGATGGCGGCTGA
- a CDS encoding MFS transporter — MRVEKKAVWGWVLYDWANSAYVTTVMAGFFPIFFKEYCSAGTDVNTSTALLGFGNSMASLVVALISPVLGAIADKGSRRKKFLASFAYMGVLMTASLFFLEKGAWAPAVFIYVMGTVGFSGANVFYDSLLPMVSTESNIDYVSGLGYSMGYLGGGLLFLLNVFMCLMPEKFGFSDSSEAVKWAFLTVALWWGVFTVFILLWVQETPEREQVPSLKEAVYQGFSQLAATFRKVRHLKPVMMFLLAYWCYIDGVDTIVRMAVDYGLSIGFDSKVLITALLIVQFVGFPATLVFGKLGQKWDVRKAIYLAIGFYALITCWGVFMERQEEFYILAVMIGLVQGGIQALSRSYHARLIPKGQWAEFYGFYNMLGKFSAIMGPALMGLIGLKVKAILMPSAPTPAQIEAIGRTASRWSLASIIVFFIAGGILLHFVKKAPGPERHFS, encoded by the coding sequence ATGAGAGTGGAGAAGAAGGCAGTCTGGGGATGGGTGCTTTACGACTGGGCCAACTCGGCTTATGTCACCACCGTCATGGCAGGCTTTTTCCCTATCTTCTTCAAGGAATATTGTAGTGCGGGAACCGACGTTAATACGAGTACGGCCCTGCTTGGTTTCGGAAATTCGATGGCCAGCCTTGTGGTCGCTCTCATCTCACCTGTCCTGGGAGCTATAGCGGACAAAGGTTCCAGGAGAAAGAAGTTCCTGGCCTCATTTGCTTACATGGGAGTCCTGATGACGGCTTCACTGTTCTTCCTGGAAAAAGGTGCATGGGCCCCCGCCGTTTTTATCTATGTGATGGGAACAGTCGGGTTTTCAGGCGCTAACGTATTCTATGACTCTCTGCTTCCCATGGTCTCCACTGAAAGCAATATCGATTATGTTTCCGGTCTGGGATATTCCATGGGGTACCTGGGAGGAGGCCTGCTTTTTCTCTTGAACGTGTTCATGTGCCTGATGCCGGAAAAATTCGGATTCAGTGACAGTTCCGAAGCGGTCAAATGGGCCTTTTTGACGGTGGCCCTCTGGTGGGGAGTATTCACGGTGTTTATCCTGCTCTGGGTGCAGGAAACACCGGAAAGAGAGCAGGTTCCTTCCTTGAAGGAGGCGGTTTACCAAGGATTCAGTCAGCTAGCCGCCACCTTCAGGAAGGTAAGACACTTGAAACCCGTGATGATGTTTCTCCTGGCCTACTGGTGCTACATCGACGGGGTGGACACCATTGTGCGGATGGCCGTAGACTACGGCCTTTCCATCGGTTTCGATTCAAAGGTTTTGATAACGGCCCTTTTGATCGTCCAGTTCGTAGGGTTTCCGGCAACCCTTGTCTTTGGAAAACTAGGGCAGAAATGGGATGTGCGAAAGGCGATCTACCTGGCCATCGGCTTCTACGCCTTGATCACCTGTTGGGGTGTATTCATGGAAAGGCAGGAGGAGTTCTATATCCTTGCGGTCATGATCGGCCTGGTGCAAGGGGGTATCCAGGCCCTCAGTCGCTCCTATCACGCCAGGCTGATTCCCAAGGGGCAATGGGCGGAGTTTTACGGGTTTTACAATATGCTGGGCAAGTTCTCCGCTATAATGGGGCCGGCCCTCATGGGGCTGATAGGTCTCAAGGTGAAAGCGATCCTCATGCCTTCAGCTCCGACTCCCGCACAGATCGAAGCTATCGGCCGTACCGCTTCACGGTGGAGCCTGGCATCCATCATTGTCTTTTTTATTGCTGGAGGTATCCTGCTTCATTTCGTAAAGAAGGCCCCAGGGCCTGAAAGACACTTCTCTTGA
- a CDS encoding alpha/beta hydrolase, giving the protein MAEETVYLDCEDFKLEGLLEERPGERALIMCHPHSLYGGEMHNQVVEAVIRAYAEKGYTTLRFNFRGVGGSGGSYGEGIAETKDVKAALGFLWDRGKKEIDLGGYSFGAWVCARGLDDFEEASRLIMVSPPVSAMDMGFLTFHPKIKLVIAGSRDDIGDPTTIQEMVKVWNPDAVFKVIEGADHFYGGKTDRIQSIIREFLERAD; this is encoded by the coding sequence ATGGCGGAAGAAACAGTGTACCTGGATTGTGAGGATTTCAAGCTTGAAGGCCTCTTGGAGGAGCGGCCCGGAGAAAGGGCCCTCATCATGTGTCACCCCCATTCCCTTTATGGGGGGGAGATGCACAACCAAGTGGTCGAGGCCGTCATTCGTGCTTACGCGGAGAAAGGATATACCACGCTTCGTTTCAATTTCCGGGGCGTGGGAGGGAGTGGGGGCTCTTACGGAGAGGGAATCGCCGAGACAAAGGACGTCAAGGCCGCTCTGGGATTCCTGTGGGATCGGGGTAAGAAGGAGATCGATCTGGGCGGATATTCCTTCGGGGCCTGGGTGTGCGCCAGGGGCCTGGACGACTTTGAAGAGGCGAGCCGCTTGATCATGGTTTCACCCCCGGTCAGCGCCATGGACATGGGTTTCTTGACTTTTCATCCGAAGATCAAACTGGTGATTGCCGGCAGCCGGGATGACATCGGGGATCCGACGACCATCCAGGAGATGGTAAAGGTATGGAATCCGGATGCCGTTTTCAAGGTAATCGAGGGAGCAGACCATTTTTACGGGGGAAAAACGGATCGAATCCAATCGATCATTCGCGAATTTCTTGAGCGGGCCGATTAG
- a CDS encoding MBL fold metallo-hydrolase, with amino-acid sequence MKMEQLRVGFMAVFCYLISCERTREALVIDPGGDEERIFNEIKARDLTLKYIVNTHGHGDHTCGNASLKSLTGAEIIMHRLDDELFNSPEGQQMARAWGFTPSPSADRFVEDGDEILIGDVSLKVIHTPGHSPGGICLLADGQLFTGDTLFVGGIGRTDLPGASTSQFMKSIRERLLTLPKETVVWPGHDYGPKPSSTIGDEIATNPWLM; translated from the coding sequence ATGAAAATGGAGCAATTGAGAGTCGGGTTCATGGCGGTTTTCTGTTACTTGATTTCATGTGAAAGAACCAGGGAAGCCCTTGTGATCGACCCGGGAGGAGATGAGGAGAGGATTTTTAATGAAATCAAGGCCAGGGATCTGACTTTGAAGTATATCGTGAATACCCACGGCCACGGGGACCATACCTGTGGAAACGCGTCCCTGAAGTCCCTTACCGGTGCGGAGATCATCATGCATCGGCTGGATGATGAACTTTTCAACTCTCCGGAGGGACAACAGATGGCGCGGGCCTGGGGGTTTACCCCCTCTCCGTCGGCTGATCGGTTCGTGGAAGACGGAGACGAGATCCTTATCGGCGATGTCTCCCTCAAGGTGATTCATACTCCAGGGCACAGCCCCGGGGGGATTTGCCTATTGGCAGACGGACAGCTTTTTACGGGCGACACCCTGTTCGTGGGGGGAATCGGGCGGACAGACCTCCCCGGCGCTTCTACCTCTCAGTTCATGAAATCCATCCGAGAAAGGCTTTTGACTCTTCCAAAAGAGACCGTCGTATGGCCCGGGCATGACTACGGGCCTAAACCTTCGTCCACCATAGGGGATGAGATCGCCACGAACCCGTGGCTGATGTGA
- a CDS encoding zinc ribbon domain-containing protein, whose amino-acid sequence MPLFDYLCADCGIVSEILITGSNDVPRCKECGSTNLKRLLSAHSTLSGSARNSFPGPGDTACCGSSPSEAGCAGPGSCCGKVPS is encoded by the coding sequence ATGCCCCTTTTTGATTATTTGTGTGCCGATTGCGGGATCGTCAGCGAGATTCTCATCACGGGTTCAAACGATGTCCCTCGTTGCAAAGAGTGTGGAAGTACGAATCTCAAGAGACTGCTCTCCGCCCATTCCACCCTGTCCGGATCAGCGAGGAATTCGTTCCCCGGACCGGGAGATACGGCCTGCTGTGGCTCTTCACCTTCAGAGGCGGGTTGTGCCGGTCCCGGGAGCTGCTGTGGAAAGGTTCCGTCTTAG
- a CDS encoding iron-sulfur cluster assembly scaffold protein, producing METEHADPTSIRTMLSDSGYAEEAIDYFLSKPNMGQISDADQVTELTGPCGDTMKCFLKIEGGHIQDAKYQVLGCPGAVSAAMALADLVRGKTLEEALRVKDRDVFRKLGEIPDQKQHCIRLAVKTLERAIKDFSGESR from the coding sequence ATGGAAACTGAACACGCTGATCCAACCAGTATTCGAACCATGCTCTCGGATTCCGGTTACGCCGAGGAAGCGATTGATTATTTCTTGTCAAAACCGAACATGGGACAGATCTCTGATGCGGACCAGGTCACGGAACTGACCGGCCCTTGCGGAGACACCATGAAGTGTTTTCTCAAGATCGAGGGAGGACATATTCAGGATGCCAAGTATCAGGTCCTGGGATGTCCCGGGGCCGTATCGGCCGCCATGGCCCTGGCGGATCTGGTTCGGGGCAAGACCCTGGAAGAGGCTCTCAGGGTCAAGGATCGAGATGTCTTCAGAAAGCTGGGGGAGATCCCGGACCAGAAGCAGCATTGTATCCGCCTTGCTGTGAAGACTCTGGAAAGGGCCATCAAGGACTTTTCAGGGGAAAGCCGGTGA
- a CDS encoding NifB/NifX family molybdenum-iron cluster-binding protein codes for MRIAFPVVSDKGLESPVYGHFGSAPCFVIFDSERDGIETVENRDSHHPHGQCQPLKALGEIPVDAVVVGGIGGGALRRLQAEGIKVYRAVEGDVRTNLEMIQTGKLPEFLSNMTCAGHGNEGGCHHHK; via the coding sequence TTGCGAATCGCCTTTCCAGTTGTTAGTGATAAGGGGCTTGAAAGTCCTGTTTACGGTCATTTTGGGTCCGCCCCCTGCTTTGTTATCTTCGATTCCGAGAGGGATGGAATCGAAACCGTGGAAAACAGGGATTCCCACCATCCCCACGGGCAATGCCAGCCCTTAAAGGCCCTGGGCGAAATCCCTGTTGATGCCGTCGTGGTGGGCGGTATCGGGGGCGGGGCTCTAAGGAGGCTCCAAGCGGAGGGCATTAAGGTTTACCGGGCCGTTGAAGGGGATGTCAGGACCAACCTGGAGATGATCCAGACAGGCAAGCTCCCTGAGTTTCTATCGAACATGACCTGTGCGGGCCATGGGAACGAGGGAGGTTGTCATCATCACAAATAG
- a CDS encoding hsp70 family protein: MSMPESRYIIGIDLGTTNSALSYVDLSLVDQSKPAIEIFKIPQISAPGEVSRLNLLPSFLYLPGEHDLPREGITLPWKWDQRGFVGVFAREQGARVPMRMVSSAKSWLCHGRVDRNAPILPWGAEENLPRVSPVEATAAYLRHLREAWNHAGGRPEEEFLENQTVVITVPASFDEVARDLTIQASDMAGLRNVTLLEEPLAAFYTWLHSHEEDWDSHIRPGELVLVCDVGGGTTDFTLIALKDSDDHPAFERIAVGDHLILGGDNMDLALARHVEARLHGDRQRTLKLSVWKELCHQCRKAKEEILGEGVPSRRITLVGQGRRLIADTVYAELDRREVEEIVLERFFPLVEPGEDLEEEAGEGISDLGLPYAQDPAITRQMVRFLERHGEDIEKKLGRNSPLPDLILFNGGTLKPAGIRERIQKALCIRFGKGDDNRPGVLENPDLDLAVALGASYYGLVRRGLGVKVSSGSPRAYFLGVGRAEDPEAGSSASKMALCLVERGMEEGRIIRLPERSFLVRANQPVTFDLYSSSYRTGDRAGDLIPVDESLTRLPPLRTVIRFGKKGKRTELPVSIEANFTEVGTLAIWCRSTRTEHGWRLQFQLRKGESSPPLPEQQVFEEALVERALSKIREVFSRGADAGPPGRLVPELVELLDRAKEKWPISFVRRAADELIDRSPARKISPDHEGRWLNLAGFCLRPGFGDALDEHRIKKVWKLYHEGPVHGRAVQVRCEWWVFWRRVCAGLNTNQQQRLFLEISSRLRPRKGKGKKLSPQEYLECWMALANLERIPPAEKAKYGKILLEELHPKGSRPQYWWALSRLGARDPLYGPLDRVVPAGEVSGWIEEILSKEWRNPRPVAAALIRLARCTGDRRRDLEPSLRERIGAWLNNIGWDPAKVRAIEEVQPRDAREESAAFGEDLPLGIVLLGREQEGGESAPRAPQS, translated from the coding sequence ATGAGCATGCCTGAATCCAGATATATAATCGGGATTGATCTGGGAACGACCAATTCCGCCCTGTCCTATGTAGACCTCTCTTTGGTGGATCAGTCGAAGCCCGCTATTGAGATCTTTAAAATTCCCCAGATCAGCGCACCGGGAGAGGTCTCCCGCCTGAATCTGCTGCCCTCGTTCCTCTATCTGCCGGGTGAGCACGATCTCCCCAGGGAAGGAATCACCCTTCCCTGGAAGTGGGATCAACGGGGATTTGTGGGGGTCTTCGCAAGGGAGCAGGGTGCGAGGGTCCCAATGCGAATGGTTTCTTCGGCCAAGAGCTGGTTATGTCATGGCCGGGTTGATCGCAATGCGCCGATTTTGCCCTGGGGAGCGGAGGAAAACCTGCCGCGCGTCTCTCCTGTGGAAGCTACCGCCGCCTACCTGCGCCATCTCCGAGAAGCTTGGAACCATGCCGGGGGTAGACCCGAAGAGGAGTTTTTGGAGAACCAAACGGTAGTGATAACCGTTCCCGCTTCCTTTGACGAGGTGGCTCGTGACCTTACGATCCAGGCATCGGACATGGCCGGACTCCGGAATGTCACTCTCCTGGAAGAACCTCTGGCTGCGTTTTATACCTGGCTCCATAGCCATGAGGAAGATTGGGACAGCCATATCCGACCCGGTGAACTGGTGCTCGTTTGCGATGTGGGGGGCGGCACGACGGATTTCACTCTGATCGCCCTGAAGGATTCAGATGATCATCCAGCCTTTGAGAGGATAGCGGTCGGGGACCATCTGATTCTTGGTGGTGACAATATGGACCTGGCCCTGGCCCGGCACGTGGAGGCCCGGCTTCACGGGGATCGACAGCGCACATTGAAACTCTCGGTCTGGAAGGAATTATGCCACCAATGCCGAAAAGCCAAGGAAGAGATCCTGGGTGAAGGTGTCCCCTCGCGCAGGATCACATTGGTGGGCCAAGGCAGGCGTCTCATCGCCGATACAGTGTATGCCGAGCTGGACCGCCGGGAGGTCGAGGAGATTGTCTTGGAGAGATTCTTCCCCCTTGTCGAACCGGGTGAAGACTTGGAAGAAGAAGCGGGAGAAGGAATCTCCGACCTTGGCCTTCCCTACGCACAGGACCCTGCGATTACCAGGCAAATGGTCCGATTCCTGGAGCGGCACGGGGAGGACATAGAGAAGAAGCTGGGCCGAAACAGTCCGCTACCCGACCTGATCCTTTTCAACGGCGGAACCTTGAAACCGGCAGGAATCCGGGAAAGGATCCAAAAAGCATTGTGCATCCGGTTCGGAAAGGGAGATGATAACAGGCCGGGAGTGTTGGAAAACCCGGACCTGGACCTTGCCGTGGCCTTGGGGGCTTCTTATTACGGCCTTGTGAGGCGTGGTCTGGGAGTGAAAGTGAGCAGCGGAAGCCCCAGGGCCTATTTCCTCGGGGTCGGGCGGGCAGAGGACCCAGAGGCTGGCTCCTCTGCCTCCAAGATGGCCCTGTGTCTCGTGGAAAGGGGGATGGAGGAGGGCCGGATCATTCGGCTCCCGGAAAGAAGTTTTCTCGTTCGCGCCAACCAGCCGGTGACCTTCGACCTTTACAGTTCCAGTTACAGGACCGGGGATCGGGCCGGAGATCTCATCCCTGTGGATGAATCCTTGACCCGCCTTCCTCCCCTGCGAACAGTTATACGTTTTGGCAAGAAGGGGAAAAGGACGGAGTTGCCGGTCTCGATCGAGGCCAACTTCACGGAGGTGGGTACCCTTGCCATATGGTGCCGCTCTACGCGGACGGAGCATGGGTGGCGGTTGCAGTTTCAGTTGCGTAAGGGCGAATCATCTCCCCCGCTTCCCGAGCAGCAGGTCTTCGAGGAGGCGCTGGTTGAAAGAGCCCTTTCCAAGATCAGGGAGGTCTTTTCCAGGGGAGCGGATGCCGGGCCGCCCGGTAGACTCGTTCCCGAACTGGTCGAACTCCTGGACCGCGCGAAGGAAAAATGGCCTATCTCCTTCGTGCGGCGCGCAGCGGATGAACTCATAGATAGATCCCCTGCAAGAAAGATCTCACCGGACCATGAAGGAAGGTGGCTGAACCTGGCAGGGTTCTGCCTGAGGCCTGGTTTCGGGGATGCCTTGGATGAGCATCGTATAAAGAAGGTATGGAAGTTATACCATGAAGGACCTGTCCATGGCCGGGCCGTCCAGGTCCGTTGTGAATGGTGGGTGTTCTGGCGGAGGGTATGTGCCGGGCTCAACACCAACCAGCAGCAGCGTCTTTTTCTTGAAATATCCTCCCGCCTGAGGCCTCGGAAAGGAAAGGGGAAGAAACTCTCCCCCCAGGAGTACCTGGAGTGCTGGATGGCCCTGGCCAATCTTGAACGAATCCCGCCGGCCGAGAAAGCTAAGTATGGGAAAATACTCCTGGAAGAGCTTCACCCCAAGGGAAGCAGACCTCAGTACTGGTGGGCCCTTTCCAGGCTGGGTGCCAGGGATCCCCTTTACGGCCCCTTGGATCGCGTGGTCCCTGCCGGGGAGGTATCCGGTTGGATCGAAGAAATCCTCTCCAAGGAGTGGCGGAACCCGAGGCCGGTGGCCGCGGCGTTGATTCGGTTGGCACGGTGTACAGGGGATCGCAGGAGAGACCTGGAGCCGTCTCTTAGGGAGCGTATCGGCGCATGGCTCAATAACATTGGTTGGGATCCCGCGAAAGTCCGGGCCATTGAAGAGGTCCAACCCAGGGATGCCCGGGAGGAGAGCGCGGCCTTCGGGGAAGACTTGCCCTTGGGTATCGTGCTGCTTGGCCGTGAACAGGAAGGCGGAGAATCGGCACCCAGGGCACCTCAGTCTTGA
- a CDS encoding DUF2760 domain-containing protein — translation MDNEKWLNRRIWFWVIVWLALLFVGLALLGYWEMGAIRKSLEAFGAAEARSIEPVMTFVAHLGKIYYRIMGAMFIAAALFLGLSLRLSLRSVLHGDGEQMKMEIPPDSVPGGRRSKDIDTRRHELHLLALLQRDGRLVDFLEEDLQAYDDQQIGAAVRTIQEKCKKALNRYVNPRPILDREEGQEVTVPEGFDPGKIKVTGNVSGSPPFVGTLQHRGWRAGELNLPVLSGEGDPDIIAPAEVEVTRGSEKP, via the coding sequence ATGGATAACGAAAAGTGGTTAAACCGGAGGATATGGTTCTGGGTAATAGTTTGGCTTGCCTTGCTCTTTGTGGGATTGGCACTCTTAGGCTACTGGGAAATGGGTGCGATCAGGAAGAGTCTGGAAGCCTTTGGAGCGGCTGAGGCCAGATCGATTGAGCCGGTCATGACCTTTGTCGCTCACCTTGGGAAAATATATTACCGGATTATGGGTGCCATGTTCATCGCCGCAGCGCTTTTTTTAGGCCTCTCCCTAAGATTATCCTTAAGGTCCGTCCTCCATGGTGACGGGGAGCAAATGAAAATGGAAATTCCCCCGGATTCCGTGCCCGGTGGAAGGAGATCGAAGGATATCGATACCAGGCGGCATGAGCTTCATCTCTTGGCCTTGTTACAGCGTGATGGTCGTTTGGTGGATTTCCTGGAGGAAGATCTTCAGGCTTACGATGACCAGCAGATCGGGGCCGCCGTTCGGACGATCCAAGAGAAATGTAAAAAGGCCCTTAACCGGTACGTGAATCCCCGACCTATTCTTGACAGGGAAGAGGGGCAGGAAGTGACTGTTCCTGAAGGTTTCGACCCTGGAAAGATCAAGGTGACGGGCAACGTTTCGGGTTCTCCACCCTTTGTAGGCACCCTCCAGCATCGCGGCTGGCGTGCGGGCGAGCTGAATCTCCCTGTCCTTTCAGGGGAAGGTGATCCCGACATCATCGCTCCCGCCGAGGTGGAAGTCACCCGCGGAAGCGAGAAACCTTGA
- a CDS encoding PaaI family thioesterase produces MDERIVRVPIPKPEGHGCFACGTANPIGLNLQFYRCGEKVCTDITLDRRYEGWENMAHGGILSTILDEVMSWTIIVFKRVFFVTRRMEVKYIKPVMIGAPLTVSGWLVDSSRPPKIRVEAEVADHEGAVLTRAKGEFVQLPEERLSMVPEGLKEDMNSLFERLPSF; encoded by the coding sequence ATGGATGAAAGGATTGTACGGGTACCCATACCAAAACCTGAAGGCCATGGGTGTTTTGCCTGTGGAACGGCGAATCCAATCGGATTGAATCTTCAGTTTTATCGTTGCGGCGAAAAAGTCTGTACGGATATCACCCTGGATCGCCGTTATGAGGGTTGGGAAAACATGGCCCACGGCGGCATCCTGTCCACGATCTTGGACGAAGTGATGTCCTGGACGATAATCGTATTCAAACGGGTCTTTTTCGTGACACGCAGGATGGAGGTGAAGTACATCAAACCGGTGATGATCGGGGCTCCATTGACGGTAAGTGGCTGGCTCGTGGACAGTTCGAGGCCCCCGAAAATCAGGGTTGAAGCCGAGGTGGCCGATCATGAGGGAGCGGTGCTTACCCGCGCAAAAGGTGAATTCGTCCAGCTTCCAGAAGAGAGACTTTCCATGGTGCCAGAGGGCCTAAAGGAGGACATGAATTCCCTCTTCGAAAGATTGCCTTCCTTTTGA
- a CDS encoding 50S ribosomal protein L11 methyltransferase — translation MDKGRLMSPYGDLYIYLVEGRVDESLGDQFGDKYLGNWVEDGWSFLFFTVPCRERIAADLREKQGLEIIDEFHFPYSEWQGGDVWPQRVAGFRIVPPWEKEDRSLRDEMEIILDPGVVFGNGLHPTTRDCIRALVYLRRVERFNRVIDLGTGTGILSLAAAKLGAGRVLAVDLNPLCVKTAMKNVSLNGLRSVVQVQRGKAEELVDTDADLVLANIHYEVLEGLVRKAFFQDTRWFIFSGLMRTQARRLERKLAESDLKVQKRWDHEMIWYTFLIRRI, via the coding sequence ATGGATAAAGGTCGCTTGATGAGTCCATACGGGGATCTTTATATCTACCTGGTTGAAGGGCGGGTCGATGAAAGCCTAGGGGACCAATTCGGGGACAAATATCTTGGAAATTGGGTGGAGGATGGTTGGTCCTTTCTGTTTTTCACCGTTCCATGCCGTGAGCGGATCGCTGCGGATCTGAGGGAAAAGCAGGGCCTGGAGATTATTGATGAGTTCCATTTCCCTTACAGTGAATGGCAGGGGGGAGATGTCTGGCCCCAAAGGGTTGCGGGATTTAGGATTGTTCCTCCCTGGGAAAAAGAAGACCGATCCCTGCGGGATGAAATGGAGATTATATTGGATCCCGGGGTGGTTTTTGGAAACGGTTTGCATCCCACGACAAGGGACTGCATCCGCGCCTTGGTATATCTCAGGAGGGTTGAAAGGTTTAATCGGGTGATCGATCTCGGGACCGGGACGGGTATCCTTTCCCTAGCAGCGGCCAAACTGGGAGCGGGTCGTGTACTCGCGGTGGACTTGAATCCCCTTTGTGTGAAAACGGCCATGAAGAACGTTTCCTTGAATGGCCTCAGGAGCGTTGTCCAGGTGCAGAGAGGAAAAGCGGAGGAATTGGTCGATACGGATGCGGATCTCGTCCTCGCCAACATCCACTACGAAGTGCTGGAGGGATTGGTCAGAAAGGCTTTCTTCCAGGATACCCGGTGGTTCATTTTTTCAGGACTCATGCGGACCCAGGCACGGAGACTGGAGAGGAAATTGGCCGAATCCGACTTGAAAGTTCAAAAGAGATGGGACCACGAAATGATCTGGTATACCTTCTTGATTCGGAGGATCTGA